Proteins from a single region of Abyssalbus ytuae:
- the purE gene encoding 5-(carboxyamino)imidazole ribonucleotide mutase codes for MSKVAVIMGSTSDLPVMQEAIDILKGFDIEVESDIVSAHRTPEKMFDFGKNAHIKGFSVIIAGAGGAAHLPGMVASLSPLPVIGVPVKSSNSIDGWDSVLSILQMPGGVPVATVALNGAKNAGILAAQIIGSHDKCVLDKVILYKEGLKEKVIKGAESIKK; via the coding sequence ATGTCCAAAGTAGCAGTTATTATGGGAAGTACAAGTGATCTTCCCGTTATGCAGGAAGCCATAGATATTTTAAAGGGTTTTGATATTGAAGTAGAAAGCGATATAGTTTCTGCCCACCGTACCCCCGAAAAAATGTTCGATTTCGGAAAAAACGCCCATATAAAAGGTTTCTCAGTAATCATAGCCGGGGCAGGTGGCGCAGCCCATTTGCCAGGTATGGTAGCTTCCCTTTCCCCCCTTCCTGTAATAGGAGTTCCCGTAAAAAGCAGCAATTCCATAGATGGCTGGGATTCTGTTTTATCCATCCTTCAAATGCCCGGCGGTGTCCCTGTAGCTACCGTTGCACTCAACGGGGCAAAAAATGCAGGAATTTTGGCCGCACAAATTATTGGTAGCCATGATAAATGTGTATTGGATAAAGTAATTCTTTACAAAGAAGGACTAAAAGAAAAAGTAATAAAGGGAGCTGAAAGCATAAAAAAATAG
- a CDS encoding type II toxin-antitoxin system death-on-curing family toxin: MISAKLALELNEIIIKFSGGTSGIRDENLLLSALNRPFQTFDGNDLYPSAIDKSAAIFESIILNHPFIDGNKRVAYAFLRIMLTENGIEIEATEDEKYNFVISASKGELNFEKIKNWIITHIKK; encoded by the coding sequence ATGATATCTGCAAAATTAGCTCTTGAACTCAATGAAATAATTATAAAATTCTCCGGTGGCACAAGTGGCATCCGAGATGAAAATCTCCTTTTATCGGCATTAAACAGACCTTTTCAAACTTTTGATGGAAATGATTTATATCCTTCTGCAATTGACAAGTCAGCAGCAATTTTTGAAAGTATTATTCTTAATCATCCTTTTATTGATGGGAACAAAAGAGTAGCCTATGCCTTCCTGAGAATAATGTTGACGGAAAACGGAATAGAAATAGAGGCAACTGAAGACGAAAAGTACAATTTTGTTATAAGTGCCTCAAAGGGTGAATTGAATTTTGAAAAAATTAAAAACTGGATAATCACACATATAAAAAAGTAA
- a CDS encoding 5-(carboxyamino)imidazole ribonucleotide synthase: MNYFSSDFKLGILGGGQLGKMLLYETRKFDIYTLVLDPGDEAPCKIACNEFYKGDLLDFETVYNFGKKVNVLTIEIENVNVDALEKLEKEGVKVYPSAKTLRTIQNKGKQKLFYVDHNIPTAPFSRFAYTEEIETAINHGSLQFPFVWKSTQFGYDGQGVKIVKTYSDLEGLPNVECIAEEMIPFKNELAVIVARNVSGHVATYPVVEMEFHPEANQVEYVICPARIDKETAKKAQLIALKVSQAFNHTGLLAVEMFQTQNDEILVNEVAPRPHNSGHYSIEGSYTNQFEQHIRAILNLPLGKTDSKVGGIMVNLVGEEGYEGDVVYENMEEIMQMEGVTPHIYGKRKTRPFRKMGHVTIVNKDINEARKIAERVKNTIKVISK, encoded by the coding sequence ATGAACTATTTTTCTTCCGATTTTAAACTTGGAATATTAGGAGGAGGGCAATTAGGAAAGATGCTCCTTTACGAAACCAGAAAGTTTGATATTTACACATTAGTTTTGGATCCGGGTGATGAAGCTCCCTGTAAAATTGCCTGTAATGAATTTTATAAAGGTGACTTGCTTGATTTTGAAACCGTTTACAATTTTGGAAAGAAAGTAAATGTTTTAACTATAGAAATTGAAAATGTAAACGTTGATGCTTTGGAAAAACTTGAAAAAGAAGGAGTAAAAGTTTATCCGTCGGCCAAAACATTACGCACCATTCAAAACAAAGGAAAACAAAAACTTTTTTATGTAGATCACAATATTCCCACTGCCCCGTTTTCCCGGTTTGCCTATACCGAAGAAATTGAAACAGCCATAAACCACGGGAGCCTGCAATTTCCTTTTGTATGGAAAAGTACTCAATTTGGTTACGACGGCCAGGGGGTTAAAATAGTTAAAACCTACTCCGACCTGGAGGGGCTTCCTAATGTAGAGTGTATTGCAGAAGAGATGATCCCTTTTAAGAATGAACTTGCGGTAATAGTAGCAAGAAATGTGAGCGGGCACGTAGCTACTTACCCCGTGGTAGAAATGGAGTTTCATCCGGAAGCTAACCAGGTGGAATATGTAATTTGCCCTGCCCGCATAGATAAAGAAACAGCTAAAAAAGCCCAGCTGATAGCTTTAAAAGTTTCGCAGGCCTTTAACCATACAGGCCTTTTGGCAGTTGAGATGTTTCAAACCCAAAATGATGAAATTTTAGTAAATGAAGTAGCCCCGCGCCCACATAACAGCGGGCATTACAGCATAGAAGGCAGTTATACCAATCAATTTGAACAACATATAAGGGCCATATTAAACCTGCCGTTAGGAAAAACTGACAGTAAAGTGGGTGGTATTATGGTAAACCTGGTAGGAGAAGAAGGTTATGAAGGCGATGTGGTGTATGAAAACATGGAAGAAATAATGCAAATGGAAGGGGTAACTCCTCATATTTACGGTAAACGTAAAACACGTCCTTTTAGAAAAATGGGGCATGTAACCATTGTAAATAAAGATATAAATGAAGCAAGAAAGATTGCCGAAAGGGTAAAAAACACAATAAAAGTAATTAGTAAGTAA
- a CDS encoding adenylate kinase, whose translation MIKLHDKYFEPYISATEIDKAVERMAAAIAKDFKDETPIFVCVLNGAFMFASDLIKKYPHPCEVSFVKLSSYHGLSSTGIVETLLDVPDSVKGRSVIILEDVIDTGRTVKELITMFSNIKVKRFKIASMFYKPDVYSGEYNIDYVGIEIPDKFILGYGLDYLELGRNLPEIYKLKENRMINLVLFGKPGAGKGTQANFLKEKYNLKHISTGDVFRYNIKNETELGKLAKSYIDKGDLVPDKVTIQMLKDEVEKNAEANGFIFDGFPRTIAQADALDDLLSSKGMKVNATIALDANDEVLIARLLERGKVSGRTDDQDEEKIRNRFDEYNEKTAPLKTYYIKGGKFHSVDGIGSIEEITQRLSKVIDNL comes from the coding sequence TTGATAAAACTTCACGACAAATATTTTGAGCCTTACATTTCGGCTACCGAGATTGACAAAGCTGTTGAGCGTATGGCTGCTGCTATAGCCAAAGATTTTAAGGATGAAACACCAATTTTTGTTTGTGTTTTAAACGGGGCATTTATGTTTGCTTCCGATCTTATAAAAAAATATCCTCACCCATGTGAAGTAAGCTTTGTAAAATTAAGTTCTTATCATGGCTTATCGTCCACAGGAATTGTAGAAACCCTGCTCGATGTGCCCGACAGTGTAAAAGGAAGAAGCGTTATTATTCTTGAAGATGTGATTGATACGGGCCGTACGGTGAAAGAACTCATTACCATGTTTTCCAACATTAAAGTGAAGCGCTTTAAAATAGCCTCCATGTTTTATAAACCCGATGTATATTCGGGCGAATATAATATTGACTATGTTGGAATTGAAATACCCGATAAGTTTATTTTAGGTTATGGCCTGGACTATTTGGAATTAGGAAGAAATTTACCGGAAATATATAAATTAAAAGAAAACAGGATGATTAATTTAGTGTTGTTTGGAAAACCAGGCGCAGGCAAAGGAACACAAGCTAACTTTTTAAAAGAAAAATACAACCTGAAACACATTTCTACAGGAGATGTTTTTAGATACAACATTAAAAACGAAACAGAATTAGGCAAACTGGCCAAATCTTATATTGATAAAGGAGATTTGGTGCCGGATAAAGTAACCATACAAATGTTAAAGGACGAAGTGGAAAAAAATGCCGAAGCCAACGGATTTATATTTGACGGATTTCCGCGAACCATAGCACAGGCCGATGCTCTTGATGACCTTTTAAGTTCTAAAGGGATGAAGGTGAACGCTACCATTGCCCTTGATGCAAATGATGAAGTTTTAATTGCACGTTTGCTGGAACGAGGTAAAGTGAGTGGCCGAACCGATGACCAGGACGAAGAAAAAATAAGAAACAGGTTTGATGAATACAACGAAAAAACGGCTCCTTTAAAAACATACTATATAAAAGGAGGAAAGTTTCACAGTGTGGATGGTATAGGAAGCATTGAAGAAATAACCCAACGTTTAAGTAAAGTAATAGACAACCTGTAA
- the obgE gene encoding GTPase ObgE has protein sequence MTEGNFVDYVKVHITSGNGGKGSAHLHREKYVAKGGPDGGDGGRGGHIIIKGNKNLWTLYHFKFKQHFKAGHGEHGSKNRSTGADGEDIYLEVPLGTVVKDTDTGETLFEITEDGEQKIVAKGGLGGRGNWHFKSPTNQTPRYAQPGIPGEEKNLLLEMKVLADVGLVGFPNAGKSTLLSVITSAKPKIADYEFTTLKPNLGIVEYRDFRSFVMADIPGIIEGAAEGKGLGHYFLRHIERNSVLLFLIPADSVDISKEYDILLNELKKYNPEMLDKERLVAISKSDMLDEELMEEMKEELDKDIDVPYLFISSVAQQGIQELKDKLWNILNE, from the coding sequence ATGACTGAAGGTAATTTTGTTGATTATGTAAAGGTGCATATAACCTCAGGAAACGGAGGTAAAGGATCTGCACATTTGCACCGTGAAAAATATGTAGCCAAAGGAGGCCCCGACGGTGGCGATGGCGGCAGAGGTGGCCATATAATAATAAAAGGCAACAAAAACCTGTGGACGTTATATCATTTTAAGTTTAAACAACATTTTAAAGCCGGCCATGGCGAACACGGCAGTAAAAACCGTAGTACGGGTGCCGACGGGGAAGATATTTACCTGGAAGTGCCGCTTGGAACAGTAGTGAAAGATACCGATACCGGCGAAACCCTTTTTGAAATTACCGAAGACGGCGAGCAAAAAATAGTTGCCAAAGGAGGATTGGGAGGAAGAGGCAACTGGCACTTTAAAAGCCCTACCAACCAGACTCCGCGTTACGCCCAACCCGGCATTCCGGGCGAAGAAAAGAATCTTCTCCTGGAAATGAAAGTTCTGGCCGATGTGGGTTTGGTAGGTTTTCCCAATGCCGGAAAATCCACCTTGCTTTCCGTAATTACGTCGGCTAAGCCAAAAATAGCCGATTACGAATTTACAACCCTCAAACCTAATCTCGGTATTGTGGAATACAGGGATTTCAGATCGTTTGTAATGGCCGATATTCCCGGTATTATAGAGGGAGCTGCCGAGGGTAAAGGTCTCGGGCATTACTTTTTACGCCATATTGAAAGAAATTCCGTTTTATTGTTTTTAATCCCTGCCGACAGTGTTGATATTTCTAAAGAATATGATATTCTTCTCAACGAACTGAAAAAATACAATCCTGAAATGTTGGATAAAGAGCGGTTGGTAGCCATCTCAAAATCTGACATGCTGGATGAAGAGCTTATGGAAGAAATGAAAGAAGAGCTGGATAAAGATATTGATGTTCCGTATTTATTTATTTCTTCGGTAGCACAACAAGGTATTCAGGAATTAAAAGATAAGCTCTGGAATATATTAAATGAATAA
- a CDS encoding S9 family peptidase, with the protein MKKQNLAINRILIIVLFTMGFNLNAQDFTGSWKGTLSVQGMEMPLIFNIEKTGGEYKSTMDSPSQGATNIPMDETTVDKNQITIGFKQAGIKYVGDMEGNTIKGTFYQAGMEFPLVLEKSEKTVPGNPELVTPESELTQLASYDSGKYKYTVEDYFARPKARTFKFSPNGTYMSYREKDENGKSHIYVKNVETGEVTRAIEEKEELIRGYGWANNNRLVYTMDKGGNENYHVYAVDTDGANQKDLTPYEGVKAEIIEMLKDDKDHMIISLNKNNPQIFEPYKINIKTGEIEQLYTNEDAANPIASYLFDKDGNLRGFAKVQDGVNINFYYATDGKNYELLKELNWKDAFAVVNFDYSTENPHDAYVVSNLNNDKAEIYLYDLKEDKIIKKIYFNDNYDVANIHISNKKRNYEPDYIIYQGEKSVIVPLSDYYKKLHSKFVKEFGDKQYSIADYTDDESKYLIFIQSDKLYGVYYSYDTAKDEFKLLYNLMPQLKEEDMAEMRPITFESRDGVTIHGYITLPKEAIKGKKVPLIVNPHGGPQGIRDSWGFNPEAQLFASRGYATLQVNFRISGGYGRKFLESGFKQIGRKAMDDVEDGVQYVINQGWADKDKIAIYGGSHGGYAVLRGLTKTPDLYACGVDYVGVANLFTFMKTIPPYWKPYLKIIKEIWYDEDVQEEKVIMEEVSPVYQIDKIKKPLFVVQGANDPRVNIDESDQIVSALRKKGFDVPYMVRYDEGHGFGKEENRIAMYKAMMGFYAKHLKKHEFKKPIKN; encoded by the coding sequence ATGAAAAAACAAAATTTAGCAATTAACAGGATTTTAATTATTGTTCTCTTTACAATGGGATTTAACTTAAATGCTCAAGATTTCACAGGTTCCTGGAAAGGTACGCTGTCGGTGCAAGGTATGGAAATGCCGTTAATATTTAATATTGAAAAAACAGGAGGTGAATACAAATCTACAATGGACAGTCCCTCTCAGGGAGCCACAAATATTCCTATGGATGAAACTACGGTAGATAAAAACCAGATAACCATAGGTTTTAAGCAGGCAGGAATTAAGTACGTGGGCGATATGGAAGGAAATACCATTAAAGGTACCTTTTATCAGGCCGGAATGGAGTTCCCCCTGGTATTGGAAAAATCGGAAAAGACTGTTCCCGGCAATCCGGAACTGGTTACTCCTGAAAGCGAATTAACACAACTGGCTTCTTATGATTCCGGTAAATATAAATACACGGTAGAAGATTATTTTGCCAGGCCTAAAGCAAGAACCTTCAAGTTTTCTCCTAACGGCACTTATATGTCTTATCGTGAAAAAGATGAAAACGGAAAAAGTCATATCTATGTAAAAAATGTTGAAACAGGTGAAGTAACCCGTGCCATTGAGGAGAAAGAAGAACTCATAAGGGGCTATGGCTGGGCTAATAACAACCGCCTGGTATATACCATGGATAAAGGGGGTAACGAAAATTACCATGTGTATGCCGTTGATACAGACGGGGCAAATCAAAAGGATTTAACTCCTTATGAGGGGGTAAAGGCAGAAATTATTGAAATGCTGAAGGATGACAAAGACCATATGATCATTTCCCTGAATAAAAACAACCCTCAGATATTCGAACCTTATAAAATAAATATTAAAACGGGCGAGATTGAACAACTTTACACCAATGAGGATGCGGCCAACCCCATTGCCAGCTATCTTTTTGATAAAGACGGAAACCTGAGGGGGTTTGCCAAAGTACAGGACGGGGTAAACATTAACTTTTATTATGCCACAGACGGAAAAAACTATGAGCTTTTGAAAGAACTTAACTGGAAGGATGCTTTTGCGGTTGTAAATTTTGATTATTCAACCGAAAACCCTCATGATGCATATGTGGTTTCCAACTTAAACAATGATAAAGCCGAAATATACCTGTATGACTTAAAAGAGGATAAAATAATAAAGAAGATATATTTTAATGATAATTATGATGTGGCCAATATTCATATTTCCAATAAGAAAAGAAATTATGAACCGGATTATATTATATATCAAGGGGAAAAAAGTGTAATTGTACCATTAAGTGATTATTACAAAAAGCTGCATTCTAAATTTGTAAAAGAGTTTGGCGACAAACAATACAGTATAGCCGATTATACTGATGATGAAAGCAAATACCTGATATTCATTCAAAGTGATAAGTTATACGGGGTTTACTATTCCTACGATACTGCTAAGGATGAATTTAAATTGCTTTACAACCTCATGCCGCAGCTTAAAGAAGAGGATATGGCCGAAATGCGGCCTATAACATTCGAAAGCAGGGACGGAGTTACCATTCACGGTTATATAACGCTACCAAAAGAAGCTATAAAAGGCAAAAAAGTTCCTTTAATAGTAAACCCTCACGGCGGCCCCCAGGGAATAAGGGATTCATGGGGCTTTAACCCCGAGGCACAGCTTTTTGCAAGCAGGGGTTATGCTACACTCCAGGTTAACTTTAGAATATCGGGAGGATACGGAAGAAAGTTTTTAGAATCCGGATTTAAGCAAATTGGCCGTAAAGCAATGGATGATGTGGAAGACGGCGTGCAGTACGTAATAAACCAGGGATGGGCAGATAAAGATAAAATAGCTATTTACGGAGGAAGCCACGGGGGTTATGCCGTGTTACGCGGACTTACAAAAACACCCGACCTTTATGCATGTGGGGTGGATTATGTAGGGGTAGCTAACCTGTTTACTTTTATGAAAACCATACCTCCTTACTGGAAACCTTATTTGAAAATTATAAAAGAAATATGGTATGATGAAGATGTGCAGGAAGAAAAAGTAATTATGGAAGAAGTGTCACCGGTATACCAAATAGATAAAATCAAAAAGCCTTTGTTTGTGGTACAGGGAGCAAATGACCCCAGGGTTAATATAGATGAGTCTGACCAGATTGTGAGTGCCCTGCGTAAAAAAGGTTTTGATGTACCTTATATGGTAAGGTATGATGAAGGCCATGGCTTTGGCAAAGAAGAAAACAGGATTGCCATGTATAAAGCTATGATGGGCTTTTATGCAAAACATCTTAAAAAACACGAATTCAAAAAGCCCATAAAAAATTAA
- a CDS encoding sensor histidine kinase: MQLSGKKRNLVFYTLQVFGWGGLFLFSYVVTPKESLDKPASHYIISFGINFIFGILSTSLLREYVKKYVRLDDINFKEIIKLILSGLVCVLFYIMVAYLVLFVFYLFIPELDLKKDFSEKILLSFFGTSIIVYGWLLCYIFIKLVFKLNTEKIERLELNSNLKESQLNTLKGQINPHFMFNSLNNIRGLMLEDVEKSREMLTRLSDMLRYSLTKNDLNAIELEEEIEMVENYILLSKIQLENRLTFKTNIAPEALKAKTPPMVVQMLVENAVKHGISELKKGGVIVLNAFIENRNLHLEVINTGKISEKNSTTKLGLNNIQKRLSLLYGDKAVFSLEEINNEVVATIIIPQS, translated from the coding sequence ATGCAATTGTCCGGAAAAAAAAGAAATTTAGTCTTTTATACGTTACAGGTTTTCGGTTGGGGAGGTTTGTTCCTTTTCAGTTATGTGGTAACTCCCAAAGAAAGTTTAGACAAGCCCGCCTCACATTATATAATTTCCTTCGGAATAAATTTCATCTTCGGAATTTTATCAACCTCACTGTTAAGAGAGTATGTGAAAAAATATGTGAGGCTGGATGATATCAACTTTAAGGAAATAATAAAACTAATCTTATCCGGGTTGGTATGCGTGCTTTTTTATATCATGGTGGCTTATTTAGTCTTGTTCGTATTTTACCTGTTCATTCCCGAACTCGATTTAAAAAAGGATTTTTCAGAGAAAATACTACTGTCGTTTTTTGGAACTAGTATAATAGTATACGGGTGGCTGCTATGCTACATCTTTATAAAGCTGGTGTTTAAATTAAATACTGAAAAAATTGAACGCCTGGAACTAAATTCCAACTTAAAAGAATCTCAGTTAAATACCTTAAAAGGGCAAATCAATCCTCATTTTATGTTTAACAGTTTAAATAACATAAGGGGCTTGATGCTGGAAGATGTTGAAAAATCGAGGGAAATGCTTACCCGGTTGTCTGATATGCTGCGGTATTCATTAACCAAAAATGATTTGAATGCAATTGAACTGGAAGAAGAAATTGAAATGGTTGAAAATTATATACTGCTTTCTAAAATTCAGTTAGAAAACAGGCTTACCTTTAAAACAAATATTGCACCCGAAGCATTAAAAGCAAAAACACCTCCTATGGTAGTACAAATGCTGGTTGAAAATGCAGTAAAACACGGTATTTCCGAATTAAAAAAGGGGGGAGTTATTGTATTGAATGCCTTTATAGAAAACCGGAACCTTCACCTGGAAGTAATTAATACGGGAAAAATATCTGAAAAGAACAGCACCACAAAACTGGGACTTAATAATATACAAAAACGGTTGTCTTTGTTATACGGAGATAAAGCTGTTTTTTCTCTTGAAGAAATTAATAATGAAGTGGTGGCAACAATAATAATTCCTCAATCATGA
- a CDS encoding LytR/AlgR family response regulator transcription factor, with translation MMKIKAVIVEDSRLARNELKELIKEHEEIEIIGEAENVDDGFELITGTNPDLLFLDINMPEKDGFELLGMLDVVPVTVFTTAYDEYAIKSFEYNALDYLLKPISPKRFADAVNKVKEKISSDEAKEYTREKHNENSQIFIKDGEKCWLVKIGDISLFEIVGNYTRVYFEDNNPLIYKSLNQIELRLPEDCFFRANRQQIINIKHIKTVVPWFNGKFKLTLMSGAEVEISRRQSYSFKERLSI, from the coding sequence ATCATGAAAATTAAAGCGGTTATAGTTGAAGATTCGCGTTTGGCGCGAAATGAATTAAAAGAGTTGATAAAAGAACACGAAGAGATTGAAATTATTGGTGAGGCAGAAAATGTTGATGATGGTTTTGAGCTTATTACCGGAACCAATCCCGATCTTCTTTTTCTGGATATAAACATGCCCGAAAAAGACGGGTTTGAACTGCTGGGAATGTTAGATGTAGTTCCTGTTACGGTGTTTACTACCGCCTATGATGAGTATGCTATAAAATCCTTTGAATATAATGCACTCGATTATTTGCTGAAGCCCATAAGCCCCAAACGTTTTGCAGACGCTGTAAATAAAGTAAAGGAAAAAATATCATCAGACGAAGCCAAAGAATATACCCGCGAAAAACATAACGAAAACAGCCAGATATTTATAAAAGACGGTGAAAAATGCTGGTTGGTAAAAATAGGCGATATCAGCCTGTTTGAAATAGTAGGCAACTATACCCGTGTTTATTTTGAAGATAACAATCCGCTTATTTATAAATCGCTTAATCAAATAGAACTCAGGTTGCCGGAAGATTGTTTTTTCAGGGCCAACCGCCAGCAGATAATTAATATAAAGCATATAAAAACCGTAGTACCCTGGTTTAACGGTAAATTTAAGCTTACCCTGATGAGCGGTGCCGAGGTAGAAATATCCCGAAGACAGTCATACAGCTTTAAAGAAAGATTGAGTATTTAA
- a CDS encoding type II toxin-antitoxin system RelE/ParE family toxin, translated as MIKSFGGKETEEIWNGTQSKKLPADIQNVARRKLRMINNAQNINDLRIPPANRLEKLSGNLKKYYSIQINKRWRIIFIWNNDNAFEVQIVDYH; from the coding sequence GTGATAAAATCTTTTGGTGGTAAGGAAACTGAAGAGATTTGGAATGGAACTCAATCAAAAAAGCTACCGGCTGACATCCAAAATGTTGCCAGAAGAAAGCTGAGAATGATTAACAATGCACAAAATATAAATGATTTGAGAATTCCTCCGGCAAACCGGTTAGAAAAATTAAGTGGGAATCTTAAGAAATATTACAGCATTCAAATCAATAAAAGATGGAGAATAATTTTCATATGGAATAACGATAATGCTTTTGAAGTTCAAATTGTTGATTATCATTAA
- a CDS encoding HigA family addiction module antitoxin: MKKLKNIHPGEILKEEFLDPLNITAYRLSKDTFIPQTRVSEIIKGNRRITADTALRLSKYFGTTAKFWLGLQDDFDLEEEKNIKGKELNNIKPIENNAA, from the coding sequence ATGAAAAAACTTAAAAACATACACCCAGGTGAAATTTTAAAAGAAGAATTTCTGGATCCTTTAAATATTACGGCTTACAGATTATCTAAAGATACTTTTATTCCTCAAACACGAGTAAGTGAAATCATAAAAGGAAACCGTAGAATTACAGCTGATACAGCTTTAAGACTGTCCAAATATTTTGGAACAACAGCTAAGTTTTGGCTGGGCCTGCAAGATGATTTTGACTTGGAAGAAGAGAAAAATATTAAAGGAAAAGAATTAAACAATATTAAGCCTATTGAAAATAATGCTGCCTGA
- a CDS encoding JAB domain-containing protein: protein MNVRLTKEQKIKVLNSDSIFKIMQQILMRENKIRRNQEHFWVVGLNNKNKILFIELIALGAVNRVHAHPPDVFRMGIYKLAVKMILVHNHPSGETIPSEEDKNFTERMLKVGTLINIEVIDHLIISEEKYMSFADMGIIKELQSSGMFEIVNREKKKWEEWRIKTEKEQSVKLDIAKKMLQDGIDMKTIKKYTGLTQGEIKKLL, encoded by the coding sequence ATGAATGTACGACTAACCAAAGAACAGAAAATTAAAGTACTAAACTCAGACAGTATTTTTAAAATCATGCAGCAAATACTAATGCGTGAAAACAAAATACGCCGTAACCAGGAACACTTTTGGGTGGTAGGCTTAAACAATAAAAATAAAATTTTGTTTATTGAGCTTATTGCCCTGGGGGCTGTTAACCGCGTACATGCCCATCCGCCCGATGTATTTAGAATGGGTATTTATAAACTGGCGGTAAAAATGATACTGGTACATAACCACCCCAGCGGGGAAACCATTCCCTCGGAAGAGGACAAAAACTTTACCGAGAGAATGTTAAAAGTAGGTACACTTATTAATATTGAAGTAATAGACCATTTGATCATTTCTGAAGAAAAATATATGAGCTTTGCCGATATGGGCATTATAAAAGAACTTCAAAGTTCCGGTATGTTTGAAATTGTTAACCGGGAAAAGAAAAAATGGGAAGAATGGCGTATAAAAACCGAAAAGGAACAATCGGTTAAACTCGATATTGCTAAAAAAATGCTTCAGGACGGAATTGATATGAAAACAATTAAAAAATACACCGGCTTAACCCAGGGAGAGATAAAAAAACTGTTGTAA